The Paenibacillus polymyxa M1 DNA segment ATACAAGAGCTGTCGAGTTTTGTGTCTGTCTTGTAGCCTCTTGAGCCTCTATCCCCAACTGACCAACCATAGAACTGAAGAAGCTATCAATAGTAGCTGTATTCCCTGTAGAAACCGAAGTGAAATTGCTTAATTTCAAATTGGACATCAAGGATGCCAATGTATTATTACCCTTAACCAACTCCTCAGTAGGAGCAGTGCCTGTTACCCGAAGGGATGCTGCAATAGCGTTAGGATTATCTACTATAGCAGTGTTTAACGTGATATTGCCTGCTGTTATTGTCCCACCATTATTTGAAGTTACAAAAAAAGGTTTACCTGCAACCATATTACCGTTAGCATCTTTATCTTCTTGGGTATAACCCAGTTGATGCAAACCATTAAGACCTTTAACTGTAACTGTTAAATCCGATTGAAGTGTTCGGTTGGTCCCTGTGTAAGTCACTCCATTCAGTACAGTACCTTCTGGCAAAACTGAGCCTTTAGGTAGCGTTACAGTAATATTACCTGTCGCCAATGTGTTGGCGAGGTTATCCATTTGGGCTGTGTAATCAGCTACAAATCGATCCCTTGAGAAAATCATTCCATGCACTTCGCCACCTTGTAAATCATTAGAGGCAAAAGCTGCTTGTAAAAAAGCGCCGTTAATTCCAGTAGTCGGTTCAAATCCAGTTACTAATGCTTGACCACCCATATTAACATTGTAGCCTTGATCGGTATCAGTCACCGTTACATTAACGATTTTTGAGATTTTATCGACAATCAAATCACGTTGGTCACGTAGATCGTTAGCATTATCGCCCAAACCTTCAATTTTAGTAATCGATTGGTTCAAATCAGCTATGGAGTTTACATAACTTTGTAACTCACTAGACTTAGCCTCCACATTAGAGGTTAAATCCGCAGATAAATTACTCAACTGTTTACTCATATGATTCATTGCATCAGTCAAGGCAAGTGCATTTTCTTTAACAATAGTTCGTGCAGTCACACTTTCTGGGTCTTTACTTAAGTCAGACCAAGATTTATAAAAGTTATCTAGAACCTTCCGAATCCCTGTATCAGACGGCTCATTCATAATCTGTTGTAGCTTATCAAGCGTATTACTACGGATTGTCCAACTACCCAGTTCAGTATTTTCTCCGCGATACTGGCTATCCAAGAACTTTTCACGAATACGTTCAATAGCGTCAAATTCAACACCTGTTCCCAATTGGCCAGGTACATTAGAACGGTTAATACCGTAAGCCTCCATGGGGATGGAAGCCTTCATTTTGACCGTCTGCCGTGTGTAGCCTTCCGTGTTAGCGTTAGCTATGTTGTGTCCTGTTGTATTTAAAGCTGCTGTTTGTGTAAAAAGACTTCTTTTAGCTGTTTCTATGGAATGAAATGTGGATGGCACTCTATTTTCCTCCTCGGCTCAAGCCTTAGTGTCGAAC contains these protein-coding regions:
- the flgK gene encoding flagellar hook-associated protein FlgK yields the protein MPSTFHSIETAKRSLFTQTAALNTTGHNIANANTEGYTRQTVKMKASIPMEAYGINRSNVPGQLGTGVEFDAIERIREKFLDSQYRGENTELGSWTIRSNTLDKLQQIMNEPSDTGIRKVLDNFYKSWSDLSKDPESVTARTIVKENALALTDAMNHMSKQLSNLSADLTSNVEAKSSELQSYVNSIADLNQSITKIEGLGDNANDLRDQRDLIVDKISKIVNVTVTDTDQGYNVNMGGQALVTGFEPTTGINGAFLQAAFASNDLQGGEVHGMIFSRDRFVADYTAQMDNLANTLATGNITVTLPKGSVLPEGTVLNGVTYTGTNRTLQSDLTVTVKGLNGLHQLGYTQEDKDANGNMVAGKPFFVTSNNGGTITAGNITLNTAIVDNPNAIAASLRVTGTAPTEELVKGNNTLASLMSNLKLSNFTSVSTGNTATIDSFFSSMVGQLGIEAQEATRQTQNSTALVSQVETMRQSVSGVSLDEEMSNMIKFQHAYSAAARFMTTFDQLLDKLINSTGVVGR